In a single window of the Phycisphaerales bacterium genome:
- a CDS encoding alpha amylase C-terminal domain-containing protein translates to MAAELRTDGTGLIAIDPWLEPYADRLRTRWSHYQRQLEHILAHSGSLEAFASGHRYFGFQRGVHNGQPGVWFREWAPAAIAVALIGDFNEWDRYAHPLHRGPAGVWSRFLPDDDFAESLTHGSRVKVHVHSAIGPRDRIPTYIQRAVADPHTRDYAGQYWQPETPYAWRHAAPPRPGGLRIYETHIGMATEELRVGTFAEFTRDVLPRIAAGGYNALQVMAIQEHPYYGSFGYQVSNFYAASSRFGTPEELKALIDTAHELGLTVLLDLVHSHAVKNLNEGLNHFDGTEYQYFHAGDRGAHPAWDSLCFDYGKLEVLQFLLSNVRFWLEEYRFDGFRFDGVTSMMYRDHGMGRAFSSYDDYFPPHVDEDAIVYLQLANELVHRLRPDAVTIAEEVSGMVGTARPVCEGGLGFDYRLAMGIPDYWIKLLKEQRDEEWQLDTLYHTLTNRRAGEAHVAYAESHDQALVGDKTIAMWLMDADIYYHMTKSSRNLVIERGVALHKLIRLITFTAGGEAYLNFMGNEFGHPEWVDFPRAGNGFSYQYARRQWSLADDPDLRYHALGEFDRAMLVLDGRYGVLTAAPLERLHVHEGQKVLAFRRGPLLCAFNFHPTDAVTGHRIGVPEPRDYRLVLSSDNPAFGGHGHIVEPQIYPVQPLPWDHRGYSVQIYLPPRTAIVLVAGEN, encoded by the coding sequence ATGGCCGCTGAACTGCGCACCGATGGAACCGGGCTGATCGCGATCGACCCCTGGCTGGAACCCTATGCCGACCGCCTGAGGACGCGCTGGTCGCACTACCAGCGCCAGCTCGAACACATTCTGGCTCACAGCGGCTCGCTTGAGGCATTCGCCTCGGGGCATCGCTACTTTGGGTTTCAGCGCGGCGTGCACAACGGCCAGCCCGGGGTCTGGTTCCGCGAGTGGGCACCGGCCGCGATCGCGGTCGCGCTCATCGGTGACTTCAACGAGTGGGACCGTTATGCGCATCCCCTGCACCGGGGCCCCGCCGGTGTTTGGAGCCGTTTTCTGCCCGACGACGACTTTGCCGAGTCGCTCACGCACGGCAGCCGCGTCAAGGTGCATGTGCACAGCGCGATCGGTCCACGCGATCGTATTCCGACGTACATCCAGCGCGCCGTCGCCGATCCGCACACGCGCGACTACGCCGGGCAATACTGGCAGCCGGAGACGCCCTATGCATGGCGACATGCCGCCCCCCCTCGGCCGGGCGGTCTGCGCATCTATGAGACGCACATCGGCATGGCCACGGAGGAGCTGCGCGTCGGCACCTTCGCGGAGTTCACCCGCGACGTGCTGCCGCGCATTGCCGCCGGTGGCTACAACGCGCTCCAGGTCATGGCCATTCAGGAGCACCCGTACTACGGCTCTTTCGGTTACCAGGTCAGCAATTTCTACGCCGCGTCGAGTCGTTTCGGGACGCCGGAGGAATTGAAGGCCTTGATCGATACGGCGCATGAGCTGGGTCTGACCGTGCTGCTCGACCTCGTGCACAGCCACGCGGTCAAGAATCTCAACGAGGGGCTGAATCATTTTGACGGCACGGAGTATCAATACTTCCACGCCGGCGACCGCGGCGCGCACCCGGCGTGGGATTCCCTGTGCTTCGACTATGGCAAGCTCGAGGTCCTGCAGTTTCTGCTGAGCAACGTGCGTTTCTGGCTGGAGGAGTACCGTTTCGACGGCTTCCGCTTCGATGGCGTGACCAGCATGATGTACCGCGATCATGGCATGGGCCGGGCCTTCAGCTCGTACGACGATTACTTTCCTCCGCACGTCGATGAGGATGCGATCGTCTACCTGCAGCTCGCCAATGAGCTGGTGCATAGACTGCGACCGGACGCGGTCACAATCGCAGAAGAGGTGAGTGGCATGGTGGGCACTGCCCGGCCGGTCTGCGAGGGTGGACTAGGATTCGATTACCGTCTCGCGATGGGCATTCCAGACTACTGGATCAAGCTGCTGAAGGAGCAGCGCGACGAGGAGTGGCAGCTCGACACGCTGTACCACACGCTGACCAACCGGCGCGCGGGTGAGGCGCACGTGGCCTACGCCGAGAGCCACGACCAGGCGCTCGTCGGCGATAAGACCATTGCCATGTGGCTGATGGATGCGGACATCTACTACCACATGACGAAATCGAGCCGCAACCTCGTGATCGAGCGTGGCGTCGCCTTGCACAAGCTGATCCGTCTGATCACATTCACGGCCGGTGGGGAAGCATATCTCAATTTCATGGGTAACGAGTTCGGGCACCCGGAGTGGGTAGATTTTCCGCGCGCCGGCAACGGTTTCTCGTACCAGTACGCCCGCCGCCAGTGGTCCCTCGCCGATGATCCGGATCTGCGCTACCACGCGCTGGGGGAGTTTGACCGCGCGATGCTTGTGCTGGATGGGCGGTACGGCGTGCTGACGGCGGCGCCCCTGGAGAGACTGCACGTCCACGAGGGGCAGAAAGTGCTCGCCTTCCGGCGCGGTCCGCTGTTGTGCGCGTTCAATTTCCACCCGACGGACGCCGTCACGGGCCACCGCATCGGCGTACCGGAGCCGCGTGACTACCGCCTCGTGCTCTCCAGCGACAACCCCGCATTCGGCGGACACGGCCACATCGTGGAGCCGCAGATCTACCCGGTGCAGCCGCTTCCGTGGGACCACCGTGGGTACAGTGTCCAAATCTATCTGCCCCCGCGGACGGCGATCGTGCTGGTGGCGGGCGAAAATTGA
- a CDS encoding NAD+ synthase, which produces MKLALVQLNPIVGDVAGNTARIRAGLARARATGAALAVFPEQAILGYPARDLLLRRDLIARNEAALAEIAADTGEIAALVGFAEPNTARFGRPVFNSAALLHRGRCCATWRKRLLPTYDIFDEVRYFEPGGPQPIVEFGGLRLGVTICEDMWSREEMLGLPLYEADPIADLTVAGADLILNVSASPYFLGKPALRTALLTDHARRHGRPLLFVNQVGGNDEILFDGASCVTDAQGRLVGQAAAFTEDLLIVDLDDLAATRREIMPEGPAAVRAALAMGVRDYLGKCGFRSAVIGLSGGIDSALVAALAVDALGAECVHGIAMPSRFSSVHSVTDARVLATNLGLQFEVVPIEPLHAAFEAVLQPRFEGRPADVTEENLQARARGVVLMALSNKFGHLLLTTGNKSELAVGYCTLYGDMCGGLAVISDVPKTMVYAVAQHLNAVAGREIIPAGTLMKPPSAELRPNQTDQDSLPPYAVLDEIIERYEVRMQTANEIVAAGFDAAVVADVLRKIRRSEHKRQQAAPGLKVTSRAFGFGRRMPIAAAPEG; this is translated from the coding sequence ATGAAACTCGCGCTCGTGCAACTCAATCCGATTGTCGGCGACGTGGCCGGCAATACCGCCCGAATCCGGGCCGGACTGGCCCGGGCCCGCGCTACCGGTGCCGCCCTCGCCGTCTTTCCGGAGCAGGCCATTCTGGGCTATCCGGCCCGCGACCTGCTGCTGCGTCGCGATCTTATCGCGCGCAATGAGGCCGCGCTGGCCGAAATCGCAGCCGACACCGGGGAGATTGCCGCCCTGGTCGGCTTTGCTGAGCCCAATACGGCCCGCTTTGGTCGCCCGGTATTCAACTCCGCCGCATTGCTCCATCGGGGGCGGTGTTGCGCCACGTGGCGCAAGCGCCTGCTGCCGACTTACGACATCTTTGATGAAGTGCGCTACTTCGAGCCCGGCGGTCCGCAGCCGATTGTCGAGTTCGGCGGCTTGCGCCTGGGCGTCACGATCTGTGAGGATATGTGGTCGCGCGAAGAAATGCTCGGGCTTCCGCTGTACGAGGCCGACCCGATCGCCGACCTGACGGTGGCCGGTGCCGACCTCATCCTGAACGTGTCCGCGTCGCCGTACTTCCTCGGTAAACCCGCCTTGCGCACAGCGTTGCTCACGGACCATGCCCGGCGCCACGGCCGTCCGCTGCTGTTTGTGAACCAGGTCGGGGGGAACGACGAGATCCTGTTCGACGGCGCCTCCTGCGTAACTGACGCACAAGGGCGCCTGGTCGGGCAGGCCGCGGCGTTCACCGAGGATTTGCTGATCGTCGATCTGGACGACCTGGCCGCCACGCGGCGGGAGATTATGCCGGAAGGGCCTGCTGCGGTCCGGGCCGCACTCGCGATGGGCGTGCGAGACTATCTGGGCAAGTGCGGTTTCCGCTCGGCCGTGATCGGCTTGTCGGGCGGGATCGACTCCGCCCTGGTTGCCGCACTCGCGGTTGATGCGTTGGGCGCGGAGTGCGTCCACGGGATCGCAATGCCGAGCCGCTTCAGTAGTGTGCACAGCGTCACCGATGCTCGTGTCCTCGCCACGAACCTGGGTCTGCAGTTCGAAGTTGTGCCGATCGAGCCGCTCCATGCGGCTTTTGAAGCGGTGCTGCAGCCACGTTTCGAAGGTCGGCCGGCGGACGTCACGGAGGAGAACTTGCAGGCCCGGGCCCGCGGGGTTGTGTTGATGGCGCTGTCGAACAAGTTCGGCCACCTGCTGCTGACCACGGGGAACAAGAGTGAGCTGGCGGTGGGATACTGCACGCTCTACGGCGACATGTGTGGCGGGCTGGCGGTGATCAGCGACGTGCCCAAAACGATGGTTTACGCCGTGGCGCAGCATCTGAATGCCGTGGCCGGGCGCGAGATCATTCCGGCGGGGACGCTGATGAAGCCGCCGTCGGCGGAACTGCGTCCGAACCAGACCGACCAGGACTCACTGCCGCCCTACGCGGTGCTGGATGAGATCATTGAGCGGTATGAGGTCCGGATGCAGACCGCCAACGAGATCGTGGCGGCAGGTTTTGACGCGGCGGTCGTGGCCGACGTGTTGCGGAAAATCCGGCGGAGCGAGCACAAGCGGCAGCAGGCGGCACCCGGGTTGAAGGTTACGTCGCGAGCGTTCGGCTTTGGGCGACGGATGCCGATCGCAGCCGCGCCCGAGGGGTGA
- a CDS encoding homogentisate 1,2-dioxygenase — MIHRYALGQFPAKPHTAMYENRKLLMEQMVTREGFHGPFSILYFRRSPTDEISVDPLELPGFCPVRTLPDQPLRRRHILSQELLPVGDFLTGRRTLLVNSCLQIGVCKPAGVTPRFFSNGDGDECWFVKDGAGTLESVYGVLPFRPHDYLLIPKGTPYRLHCDGPATLLVFEGRPYINIPKEYRNAWGQLSDSAPFSHRDFRVPQELLGYRPDVHGAGPFEIVMKRSDRLTLHRYEHFPHEIAGWDGILYPVAFNIHDYQPKTGLVHLPPTIHTTFSGPEFVICSFVPRVLDYHPQAIPCPYAHASVDMDEILYYVEGNFTSRKGVGSESISLHPAGVTHGPHPGTYEASIGVHRTDELAVMCDCYPPLQLTAEAAALEDPEYHLSWVR; from the coding sequence ATGATCCATCGCTACGCCCTCGGCCAGTTCCCAGCTAAGCCGCACACGGCGATGTACGAGAATCGCAAGCTGCTCATGGAGCAGATGGTCACGCGCGAGGGCTTCCACGGGCCGTTTTCGATTCTGTACTTCCGCCGGTCACCGACGGATGAAATCTCGGTCGATCCCCTGGAACTGCCTGGTTTCTGCCCGGTACGCACCCTTCCGGATCAACCCCTGCGCCGGCGGCACATCCTGTCGCAGGAACTCTTACCGGTGGGCGACTTTCTTACGGGGCGCCGCACGCTGCTGGTCAACAGTTGCCTGCAGATCGGTGTGTGCAAGCCCGCCGGGGTCACCCCGCGTTTCTTTTCCAACGGCGACGGCGACGAGTGCTGGTTTGTAAAGGATGGCGCCGGCACGCTCGAAAGCGTCTATGGCGTGCTGCCTTTCCGTCCCCACGACTACCTGCTGATCCCGAAGGGCACGCCCTATCGCTTGCACTGCGACGGACCCGCCACGCTGCTGGTGTTCGAGGGGCGGCCCTACATCAACATCCCGAAGGAGTATCGGAACGCGTGGGGTCAGCTCAGCGACTCTGCTCCCTTTTCGCATCGCGATTTCCGCGTTCCACAGGAGTTGCTCGGCTACCGTCCGGATGTCCACGGAGCCGGGCCGTTCGAGATCGTCATGAAGCGCTCGGACCGACTGACGCTGCACCGCTACGAGCACTTCCCGCACGAAATCGCCGGCTGGGACGGCATCCTGTATCCCGTCGCGTTCAACATCCACGATTACCAGCCCAAGACCGGACTCGTGCACCTGCCGCCCACGATTCACACGACGTTCTCCGGGCCGGAATTCGTGATCTGCTCGTTCGTGCCGCGCGTGCTCGACTATCACCCGCAGGCAATTCCCTGCCCCTATGCGCACGCGAGCGTCGACATGGACGAGATCCTGTACTACGTCGAGGGGAACTTCACCTCGCGCAAAGGGGTGGGCTCCGAGTCCATCAGTCTGCATCCGGCCGGGGTGACGCACGGGCCGCACCCCGGCACGTATGAGGCGTCGATCGGCGTGCATCGCACGGATGAGCTCGCGGTGATGTGCGATTGCTATCCGCCGCTGCAACTCACCGCCGAGGCGGCGGCGCTGGAGGACCCCGAGTACCACCTGTCATGGGTGCGATGA
- a CDS encoding PHP domain-containing protein has product MHDLLTPIVEYAAHCGNEPRARWAARPGVRVDFHCHSTFSDERLRWLPGMVYHPLMTPGEVYDLAKARGMDFVTITDHDTIAGCLALLEQRGPLPDFFIGEEISVRFPEDGTIVHVNVFDHDEAQHREIQRLRDNIYDLCAYLRRIDKLFVLNHMTWTEQHRVLKAWQLEVMLELFDVFEGLNGARSYAHNAFAWHATRERGKVLVAGSDSHTFRVGTSYTLSEGRTPAELFASIRAGQAACCGAFGTPERLREDVWTVLQKNVEWRMAAAQSGWGRVACRLVRRIGKALHPLVLFGYDKRQDALIRGFLRELPASGLAEVVVFEPATA; this is encoded by the coding sequence ATGCATGACCTGTTAACTCCCATCGTGGAATATGCCGCCCATTGCGGGAACGAGCCGCGCGCCCGCTGGGCCGCGCGTCCGGGCGTGCGCGTCGACTTCCATTGTCACTCCACGTTCTCTGACGAGCGCCTGCGTTGGCTCCCAGGCATGGTGTACCACCCGCTCATGACGCCCGGTGAAGTCTACGACCTCGCCAAGGCCCGCGGCATGGACTTTGTCACCATTACCGACCACGACACCATCGCCGGTTGTCTGGCGCTGCTCGAACAGCGCGGTCCGTTGCCCGACTTCTTCATCGGGGAGGAGATTTCCGTCCGCTTCCCCGAGGATGGCACCATCGTCCACGTGAACGTCTTCGATCACGACGAGGCCCAGCACCGCGAGATTCAGCGCCTCCGTGACAACATCTACGATCTTTGCGCCTACCTCCGCCGGATCGACAAGCTCTTCGTCCTCAACCATATGACCTGGACGGAGCAGCACCGCGTGCTCAAGGCCTGGCAGCTCGAGGTCATGCTCGAGCTCTTCGACGTCTTCGAAGGTCTGAACGGCGCGCGCAGCTACGCCCACAATGCCTTCGCCTGGCATGCGACACGCGAGCGGGGCAAGGTCCTTGTCGCCGGCAGTGACTCCCACACGTTCCGCGTCGGCACCAGCTACACGCTCTCCGAGGGGCGCACTCCTGCGGAGCTCTTTGCCAGCATTCGGGCCGGCCAAGCCGCCTGCTGCGGCGCGTTCGGCACGCCCGAGCGACTCCGCGAGGATGTCTGGACGGTCCTCCAGAAGAACGTCGAATGGCGCATGGCGGCCGCGCAGAGTGGCTGGGGCCGGGTGGCCTGCCGCCTAGTTCGACGGATCGGCAAGGCCCTGCACCCCCTCGTCCTCTTCGGTTATGACAAGCGCCAGGACGCGCTCATCCGCGGCTTCCTGCGAGAACTGCCTGCTTCCGGACTCGCCGAGGTCGTGGTTTTCGAGCCCGCCACCGCTTGA
- a CDS encoding isoleucine--tRNA ligase has product MFEPLPPQFSFPEAEKRILAFWEQHDIFGQSLRRRAGAPRFVFYEGPPTANGLPHPGHCLTRAIKDLFPRYQTMCGKLVERKAGWDTHGLPVEVEVCKELGIHTKAEIEQYGLEKFVRKCIESVFRYTKEWEHVTKRLGFWVNLDEAYVTYYQSYVESVWWGLRQLFERGLLYQGHKVVWWWAQGGTALSAGEVGEGYRTVQDPSVYVRFSLRGDGVAATPTATALLKAIPAGKPAALLVWTTTPWTLISNHFAAVHPEIEYALVHDPAADECLVIAAALVDTIATKLKREFHVLGQCPGRALVGLRYLPPFDVYHRTLGDKTAALAGGGVDAMGWRVTAADFVTLESGTGLVHEAPAYGEVDFDLLQSERQRFTDPLNAIPLLNAVGPDGNFTDEAPPPYRGRWVKDCDKDIIRELRERGLLLHQETIEHEYPFCPRSPDDPLIQYARRSWFVRTSQFKEQFLANNAQMNWLPEHIRDGRFGDFLRNNVDWALSRERYWGTPLPIWVCEQTGRMEAVASLAELVAKPGATDATEEFPQGFWSAKLAEDPALPEHLRVHKPYIDAWTYDSPFTAGARMRRVSEVIDCWWDAGSMPFAQWGFPHAPGSTEAFAQRFPADFISEAIDQTRGWFYGLLAISTLLFGERDFPLPFRACIVLGHMMGEDGNKMSKRLRNYREPNYIFDALGADAMRWYFFSAQVPWTSTRFVEASIRDAHREFLVRLYNVFSFFNIYANLDGFVAHPTDGSPWRPTAERGELDRWIISELYRTIAFVRAKLDAFENFPAAQRLNEFVDALSNWYVRRSRDRFWKSAKDQDKWDAYHTLYGVLSTLSRLIAPFTPFFAEVMYHNLVGLNPDDPETLKPAGSQPHPPSVHLCDYPDTDATLIDETLAQEMDLVRDIVSLGRAARTTAKLKVRQPLALVEIMLARPEHADWLHTHSALIAEELNIKQVEFATAADHYVTYQIKPNFKSLGPRFGARGKQIAAALQQLDAAAARRALDTTGRLTVPVGGEDVQLHPEDVEIRLEAKPGWSAAQGRAGVVVVKTELTDALRDEGLCRELIHHVQALRKEQNLAYEARIHLFLEAPAALERIATAFRATLATECLADELVFGAPPAGIPATAVEVEGHAAKLAVVVPS; this is encoded by the coding sequence ATGTTCGAGCCGTTGCCACCGCAATTCAGCTTTCCCGAAGCCGAGAAACGCATCCTCGCGTTCTGGGAGCAGCACGACATTTTCGGACAGTCGCTGCGGCGGCGGGCGGGGGCGCCGCGCTTCGTGTTCTACGAGGGGCCGCCGACGGCGAACGGTTTGCCGCACCCGGGGCACTGCCTGACGCGGGCGATCAAGGACCTGTTTCCGCGTTACCAGACGATGTGCGGCAAGCTGGTCGAGCGGAAGGCCGGGTGGGACACGCACGGGCTGCCGGTCGAGGTCGAGGTGTGTAAGGAGCTGGGGATCCACACCAAGGCGGAGATCGAGCAATACGGGCTGGAGAAGTTCGTCCGCAAGTGCATCGAGAGCGTGTTCCGTTACACGAAGGAGTGGGAGCACGTCACGAAGCGGCTGGGGTTCTGGGTGAACCTGGACGAGGCGTATGTCACGTACTACCAGAGCTACGTGGAGAGCGTGTGGTGGGGGTTGCGGCAGCTCTTCGAGCGCGGATTGCTGTACCAGGGCCACAAGGTGGTGTGGTGGTGGGCGCAGGGCGGGACAGCGCTGTCGGCGGGCGAGGTCGGCGAGGGCTACCGGACGGTGCAGGATCCGTCGGTGTATGTGCGATTCTCGCTGCGCGGTGATGGTGTCGCGGCTACGCCGACGGCAACGGCGCTTCTGAAGGCGATTCCCGCGGGCAAGCCTGCGGCGTTGCTCGTGTGGACGACGACTCCGTGGACACTGATCAGCAACCACTTTGCCGCCGTGCATCCCGAGATCGAATACGCGCTGGTGCATGATCCGGCGGCCGATGAATGCCTCGTGATTGCTGCCGCATTGGTTGACACGATCGCGACCAAACTGAAACGCGAGTTCCACGTGCTCGGCCAGTGCCCGGGCCGTGCCCTCGTCGGGCTTCGATATCTGCCACCGTTCGACGTCTACCATCGCACGCTCGGTGACAAAACGGCAGCGCTCGCCGGTGGCGGCGTGGACGCCATGGGCTGGCGTGTGACGGCGGCGGACTTTGTGACGCTCGAGAGTGGCACGGGGCTGGTGCACGAGGCCCCCGCGTATGGCGAAGTCGATTTTGATTTGCTCCAATCCGAGCGGCAGCGCTTCACCGACCCGTTGAACGCGATTCCGCTCCTCAATGCCGTCGGGCCGGACGGGAATTTCACCGACGAGGCCCCGCCGCCGTATCGCGGACGGTGGGTCAAGGACTGCGACAAGGACATCATCCGCGAGCTGCGCGAGCGCGGGCTGCTGCTGCACCAGGAGACGATCGAGCACGAATACCCGTTCTGCCCGCGTTCGCCCGACGATCCGCTGATCCAGTACGCGCGGCGGAGCTGGTTCGTCCGCACGAGCCAGTTCAAGGAGCAGTTCCTCGCGAACAACGCGCAGATGAACTGGCTGCCGGAGCACATCCGCGACGGCCGATTCGGGGACTTCCTGCGCAACAACGTCGACTGGGCCCTGTCGCGCGAGCGGTACTGGGGCACGCCGCTGCCGATCTGGGTGTGTGAGCAGACCGGGCGGATGGAGGCGGTGGCGTCGCTGGCGGAGCTGGTGGCCAAGCCGGGGGCCACGGATGCGACGGAGGAGTTTCCGCAGGGCTTCTGGTCGGCGAAGCTGGCTGAGGACCCGGCGCTGCCGGAGCACCTGCGGGTACACAAGCCGTACATCGACGCGTGGACATACGACAGCCCGTTCACCGCGGGGGCGCGGATGCGGCGCGTATCGGAAGTGATCGACTGCTGGTGGGACGCGGGTAGCATGCCCTTCGCACAATGGGGTTTCCCGCACGCGCCGGGCAGCACGGAGGCATTCGCGCAGCGCTTTCCCGCCGACTTCATCAGCGAAGCGATCGACCAGACGCGCGGATGGTTCTATGGACTGCTGGCGATCAGCACGCTGTTGTTTGGGGAGCGCGATTTTCCCCTCCCCTTCCGCGCCTGCATCGTGCTCGGCCACATGATGGGCGAGGACGGCAACAAAATGTCCAAGCGTCTGAGGAACTACCGCGAGCCCAACTACATCTTCGACGCCCTCGGCGCCGATGCCATGCGCTGGTACTTCTTCAGCGCCCAGGTGCCGTGGACCAGCACGCGCTTCGTCGAGGCCAGTATCCGCGATGCGCACCGTGAATTTCTTGTCCGGCTGTACAACGTCTTCAGCTTCTTCAACATCTACGCCAATCTCGACGGCTTCGTCGCCCACCCGACGGACGGCTCGCCCTGGCGCCCCACCGCCGAGCGCGGCGAGCTTGATCGCTGGATCATCAGCGAGTTGTACCGCACGATTGCCTTCGTCCGTGCGAAGCTCGACGCCTTCGAGAACTTCCCCGCGGCTCAACGCCTCAATGAATTCGTCGACGCGCTCAGTAACTGGTACGTTCGCCGCAGCCGCGACCGCTTCTGGAAGAGCGCCAAAGACCAGGACAAGTGGGACGCGTACCACACGCTCTACGGCGTGCTCTCCACGCTCAGCCGTCTGATTGCCCCGTTCACCCCGTTTTTCGCCGAGGTCATGTATCACAATCTCGTCGGCCTCAACCCCGACGATCCGGAAACCTTGAAGCCCGCGGGCTCCCAGCCCCATCCTCCATCGGTCCACCTGTGCGACTACCCCGACACCGATGCGACCCTCATCGACGAGACCCTTGCCCAGGAGATGGATCTGGTGCGTGACATTGTTTCCCTCGGCCGCGCCGCGCGCACAACTGCCAAGCTCAAGGTGCGCCAGCCCCTCGCGCTGGTCGAGATCATGCTGGCCCGCCCCGAGCACGCCGACTGGCTGCACACCCACAGTGCCCTGATCGCCGAAGAACTCAACATCAAGCAGGTCGAATTCGCCACCGCCGCCGATCACTATGTCACCTACCAGATCAAACCCAACTTCAAATCGCTCGGCCCCCGTTTCGGCGCGCGCGGGAAGCAGATCGCAGCGGCCTTGCAGCAGCTCGATGCGGCCGCCGCCCGCCGCGCGTTGGACACGACCGGCCGATTGACCGTCCCGGTCGGCGGAGAAGATGTTCAGCTCCATCCGGAAGACGTCGAGATTCGACTCGAAGCGAAGCCCGGTTGGTCGGCGGCGCAGGGCCGGGCCGGAGTCGTGGTCGTCAAGACGGAGTTGACGGACGCACTGCGCGACGAAGGTCTTTGCCGCGAGTTGATCCACCATGTGCAGGCCCTGCGGAAGGAGCAGAACCTCGCGTACGAGGCCCGCATCCACCTTTTCCTGGAGGCCCCGGCCGCCCTCGAACGCATCGCCACGGCGTTTCGTGCCACGCTGGCGACCGAGTGCCTGGCCGATGAACTCGTATTCGGCGCTCCTCCGGCCGGTATCCCGGCCACCGCGGTCGAGGTCGAGGGGCACGCGGCCAAGCTGGCGGTGGTGGTACCGTCGTGA
- a CDS encoding 4a-hydroxytetrahydrobiopterin dehydratase: MSDLSKRACVPCQGGVPALKGDEILPLLKQLTGWQVVEEHHLAKSYSFPDFATALVFVNHLGALAENVGHHPDIQLSWGRVHIEIFTHKVDGLTESDFVLAARVDQLPR, from the coding sequence GTGTCCGATCTGTCCAAACGCGCGTGTGTCCCTTGCCAGGGCGGCGTCCCCGCGCTGAAAGGCGACGAGATTCTTCCACTCCTTAAACAGCTCACCGGCTGGCAGGTCGTGGAAGAACACCACCTTGCGAAGTCGTACTCATTCCCCGACTTCGCCACCGCACTCGTCTTCGTGAATCACCTCGGGGCACTCGCGGAGAACGTCGGCCACCATCCGGATATCCAGTTGTCATGGGGCCGCGTGCACATCGAGATCTTCACGCACAAGGTGGATGGCCTGACAGAAAGCGATTTCGTCCTGGCTGCCCGTGTCGACCAATTGCCGCGGTAG
- a CDS encoding tyrosine-protein phosphatase, whose amino-acid sequence MNVPRFLRRLFRAPFDGLRHYGVVAEGVLYRCGQPTPAELADLIRKLGLRTIVSFRGQRDSDDPDGWEVAERAVCDEHGAAFVTIPCNHKNPPSAAQAMQFLELCRRPDRQPVLVHCRLGQQRTLLFCALYRVHVDGLAPEAAEEEMDRLGFGAHKRRHQKLLAAFRQLARLPLAEHTAPVAR is encoded by the coding sequence TTGAATGTCCCCCGCTTCCTACGTCGCCTCTTTCGAGCCCCTTTTGACGGTCTGCGCCACTACGGCGTCGTAGCCGAGGGGGTGCTCTATCGTTGTGGCCAGCCAACGCCGGCAGAACTCGCCGACCTGATCCGCAAACTGGGGTTGCGAACGATTGTGAGCTTTCGCGGGCAGCGGGACAGTGATGACCCGGATGGCTGGGAGGTGGCCGAGCGGGCGGTGTGCGACGAGCACGGGGCGGCTTTCGTCACCATCCCCTGCAACCACAAGAATCCGCCGAGTGCTGCGCAGGCAATGCAGTTTCTCGAACTGTGTCGCCGGCCCGACCGGCAACCCGTACTGGTACACTGTCGCCTCGGACAGCAGCGCACTCTGCTCTTTTGCGCACTGTATCGCGTGCATGTCGATGGACTCGCACCCGAAGCAGCGGAAGAGGAGATGGATCGTTTGGGGTTCGGTGCCCACAAGCGGCGCCACCAGAAGCTGCTCGCGGCATTTCGACAACTTGCGCGGCTGCCGCTGGCAGAGCACACCGCGCCGGTGGCGCGCTGA